The following proteins are co-located in the Escherichia fergusonii ATCC 35469 genome:
- the mutT gene encoding 8-oxo-dGTP diphosphatase MutT: protein MKKLQIAVGIIRNQKHEIFITQRAADAHMANKLEFPGGKIEAGETPDQAVIRELQEEVGITPERFSLFEKLEYQFPDRHITLWFWLVESWEGEPWGKEGQPGQWIALDNLNAEDFPPANEPVIAKLKRLQVG, encoded by the coding sequence ATGAAAAAACTGCAAATTGCGGTAGGGATAATCCGTAACCAAAAGCATGAAATCTTTATAACGCAGCGTGCAGCAGATGCGCATATGGCGAATAAACTTGAGTTTCCTGGTGGCAAAATTGAGGCGGGAGAAACACCCGATCAGGCAGTAATTCGCGAGCTGCAGGAAGAGGTTGGTATCACCCCAGAACGATTCTCACTGTTTGAAAAACTTGAGTATCAGTTCCCTGACAGACATATCACGCTTTGGTTTTGGTTGGTTGAAAGCTGGGAAGGTGAGCCGTGGGGTAAAGAAGGGCAACCGGGTCAATGGATTGCACTTGACAATCTGAATGCGGAAGATTTTCCTCCGGCTAATGAACCAGTAATTGCAAAGCTCAAGCGTTTACAGGTCGGATAA
- the yacG gene encoding DNA gyrase inhibitor YacG yields MSETITVNCPTCGKTVVWGEISPFRPFCSKRCQLIDLGEWAAEEKRIPSSGDLSESDDWSEEPK; encoded by the coding sequence ATGTCAGAAACGATTACCGTTAATTGTCCAACCTGCGGGAAAACTGTTGTCTGGGGAGAAATAAGCCCCTTTCGTCCATTTTGCTCTAAACGTTGTCAGCTAATTGACCTGGGAGAATGGGCCGCAGAGGAAAAACGCATTCCCAGCAGTGGCGATCTGTCCGAAAGCGATGACTGGAGCGAAGAACCAAAATAA
- the zapD gene encoding cell division protein ZapD gives MLTQVLFEHPLNEKMRTWLRIEFLIQQLSVNLPVADHAGALHFFRNIADLLDVFERGEVRTELLKELERQQRKLQAWIEVPGVDQDRIEALRTELKNAGSILISAPRIGQFLREDRLIALVRQRLSIPGGCCSFDLPTLHIWLHMPQAMRDAQIETWLASLSPLNHALTLVLDLIRNSVPFRKQTSLNGFYQDNGEDADLLRLQLPLDSQLYPQISGHKSRFAIRFMPLDSENGLVPERLDFELACC, from the coding sequence ATGCTCACCCAGGTTCTTTTTGAACATCCTCTTAATGAAAAAATGCGCACATGGTTGCGTATTGAATTTCTGATTCAACAACTCTCCGTCAATCTGCCTGTTGCCGATCATGCTGGCGCTTTGCATTTCTTCCGCAATATTGCCGACCTGCTGGATGTGTTTGAACGTGGTGAAGTGCGTACTGAACTCCTCAAAGAACTGGAACGCCAACAACGGAAACTTCAGGCGTGGATTGAAGTTCCGGGCGTTGACCAGGACCGTATTGAAGCGCTACGAACAGAGTTAAAAAACGCAGGAAGTATTTTGATTTCTGCACCGCGTATCGGGCAATTTTTACGTGAAGATCGCCTGATTGCTCTGGTTCGTCAGCGTCTGAGTATCCCTGGCGGCTGCTGTAGTTTTGATTTACCGACACTGCATATTTGGCTGCATATGCCACAGGCAATGCGTGATGCACAAATCGAAACATGGCTCGCCAGCCTCAGCCCGCTTAACCATGCGCTCACATTGGTTCTGGATTTAATTCGTAATTCTGTTCCATTCCGCAAACAAACCAGCCTGAATGGTTTTTATCAGGATAATGGCGAAGATGCCGATCTGCTGCGTCTGCAATTGCCACTGGATTCACAGCTCTATCCGCAAATTTCCGGTCATAAGAGCCGTTTTGCGATTCGATTCATGCCGCTGGACAGTGAAAATGGTCTGGTGCCAGAACGCCTGGACTTTGAACTGGCCTGCTGCTAA
- the coaE gene encoding dephospho-CoA kinase (Dephospho-CoA kinase (CoaE) performs the final step in coenzyme A biosynthesis.): MRYTVALTGGIGSGKSTVANAFARLGINIIDADIIARQVVEPGKPALKAIEEHFGREIIAEDGSLKRRVLRERIFSHPEEKAWLNALLHPLIQQETQCQIQRATSPYVLWVVPLLVENALYKKANRVLVIDVTPETQLKRTMRRDDVTREHVEQILAAQATRDARLAVADDVIDNNGTADAIASDVAHLHAKYLQLAAQFVSQEKP; the protein is encoded by the coding sequence ATGAGGTATACGGTAGCCTTAACGGGCGGTATTGGTAGTGGTAAAAGCACTGTTGCAAATGCGTTTGCCCGTCTCGGTATAAATATCATTGACGCTGATATTATTGCACGTCAGGTAGTTGAACCTGGAAAACCCGCGCTTAAGGCAATCGAAGAACATTTTGGTCGTGAAATTATTGCTGAAGATGGGTCATTGAAACGGCGGGTTTTACGAGAACGAATATTTTCTCACCCGGAGGAGAAAGCCTGGCTAAATGCCCTGCTTCATCCTTTGATTCAGCAGGAAACCCAGTGTCAGATTCAACGTGCAACTTCCCCTTACGTGTTATGGGTTGTGCCATTGCTGGTGGAAAACGCATTATATAAAAAAGCGAATCGTGTCCTCGTTATCGATGTCACGCCAGAAACACAGCTCAAACGAACTATGCGGCGTGATGATGTTACGCGCGAGCATGTTGAACAAATTCTTGCTGCCCAGGCCACGCGTGACGCGCGCCTTGCCGTGGCAGACGACGTTATTGATAATAACGGCACAGCGGATGCGATTGCATCGGATGTCGCCCACCTGCACGCGAAGTATTTACAACTCGCGGCGCAGTTTGTCTCACAGGAAAAACCATAA
- the guaC gene encoding GMP reductase — protein MRIEEDLKLGFKDVLIRPKRSTLKSRSDVELERQFTFKHSGQSWSGVPIIAANMDTVGTFSMASALASFDILTAVHKHYSVEEWLAFVNSSSVDVLKHVMVSTGTSDADFEKTKQILALNPALNFVCIDVANGYSEHFVQFVAKAREAWPTKTICAGNVVTGEMCEELILSGADIVKVGIGPGSVCTTRVKTGVGYPQLSAVIECADAAHGLGGMIVSDGGCTTPGDVAKAFGGGADFVMLGGMLAGHEESGGRIVEENGEKFMLFYGMSSESAMKRHVGGVAEYRAAEGKTVKLPLRGPVENTARDILGGLRSACTYVGASRLKELTKRTTFIRVQEQENRIFNSL, from the coding sequence ATGCGTATCGAAGAAGATCTGAAATTAGGTTTCAAAGACGTTCTCATCCGCCCTAAACGCTCCACTCTCAAAAGTCGCTCCGATGTTGAACTGGAACGCCAATTCACCTTTAAACACTCAGGCCAAAGCTGGTCAGGTGTACCTATTATTGCCGCAAACATGGATACCGTTGGAACATTTTCCATGGCATCTGCACTGGCCTCTTTCGACATTTTGACTGCTGTTCATAAACATTATTCTGTTGAAGAATGGCTGGCGTTTGTGAACAGCTCTTCTGTCGACGTGCTGAAACATGTCATGGTTTCCACCGGAACTTCTGACGCTGATTTCGAAAAAACCAAACAAATTTTGGCGCTTAATCCGGCATTAAACTTCGTTTGTATTGATGTAGCGAATGGCTACTCCGAACATTTCGTCCAGTTTGTGGCGAAAGCGCGTGAAGCATGGCCGACCAAAACCATTTGTGCAGGCAATGTGGTAACTGGCGAAATGTGCGAAGAGCTGATCCTGTCTGGCGCTGATATCGTTAAAGTCGGCATTGGTCCAGGCTCTGTTTGTACAACTCGCGTGAAAACGGGTGTCGGTTATCCGCAACTTTCTGCGGTAATCGAATGTGCCGATGCGGCACACGGTTTGGGCGGTATGATTGTCAGCGATGGCGGTTGCACCACGCCGGGCGATGTCGCTAAAGCCTTTGGCGGCGGTGCCGATTTCGTGATGCTGGGCGGTATGCTGGCGGGTCACGAAGAAAGTGGCGGACGTATTGTCGAAGAGAACGGCGAGAAATTTATGCTGTTCTACGGTATGAGCTCCGAGTCTGCCATGAAACGCCACGTTGGCGGCGTTGCGGAGTATCGCGCGGCAGAAGGTAAAACGGTTAAGTTGCCGCTGCGTGGGCCGGTAGAAAATACCGCTCGCGATATTCTCGGTGGTCTGCGTTCCGCTTGCACTTATGTTGGTGCTTCTCGTTTGAAAGAGTTGACCAAACGCACAACGTTTATTCGCGTTCAGGAACAAGAAAACCGTATTTTCAATAGCCTGTAA
- the hofC gene encoding protein transport protein HofC — MATKQLWCWQGIDSDGHAQEGVLWAQNRAGLLLNLQQLRITPLSMRKINVQKAHWSSRRSAEVIHQLATLLKAGLTLSEGLALLAGQHPSKQWQALLQTLAHELEQGNALSRALTQWSEVFPPLYQAMIRTGELTGKLDECCFELARQQKAQHLLAEKVKKALRYPLIILTLAIVVVVAMLHFVLPEFAAIYKTFNTPLPALTQGVMATADFISQWGGLIMALIVLLAIANRLISRNTEWLIIRQRLLLRCPVVGALIRGQKLTQIFTILALTQSVGISFLQGLESVRETISCPYWSQRLRQMQQEISTGHPIWLALKNAEEFSPLCMQLVRTGEASGSLDSMLHNLAQHHSENTFSLADSLAALLEPALLVVTGIIIGTLVVAMYLPIFHLGDAMSGMG; from the coding sequence ATGGCCACTAAGCAACTCTGGTGCTGGCAAGGGATTGACAGCGATGGCCACGCACAAGAAGGCGTATTGTGGGCACAAAACCGTGCCGGACTGCTGCTTAATTTGCAGCAGTTGCGGATCACGCCCCTAAGCATGAGAAAGATAAACGTGCAGAAGGCCCACTGGAGTTCACGAAGAAGCGCAGAAGTTATCCATCAGTTAGCAACGCTGCTAAAAGCTGGACTAACACTTTCTGAAGGGTTAGCGCTACTTGCCGGGCAGCATCCCAGTAAACAATGGCAGGCACTGTTACAGACACTGGCCCATGAACTGGAGCAAGGCAATGCGCTTTCCCGTGCATTAACGCAATGGTCAGAGGTATTTCCCCCACTTTACCAGGCGATGATCCGTACAGGTGAATTAACCGGAAAGCTGGATGAATGTTGTTTTGAACTGGCCCGCCAGCAAAAAGCACAGCATTTGCTGGCAGAGAAAGTGAAAAAAGCATTGCGCTATCCGCTGATCATTTTAACGCTGGCTATTGTTGTGGTTGTAGCAATGCTGCATTTTGTGTTGCCTGAATTTGCCGCTATTTATAAAACCTTCAACACGCCCTTGCCTGCACTGACACAAGGTGTCATGGCTACAGCTGATTTTATCAGTCAGTGGGGAGGGTTAATAATGGCCTTAATCGTCCTGCTGGCTATCGCAAATCGGTTAATCAGTCGCAACACAGAGTGGCTTATTATTCGCCAGCGTTTGCTGCTTCGCTGTCCTGTCGTTGGTGCGCTGATACGCGGGCAAAAGCTCACACAGATTTTTACTATTCTCGCGTTAACACAAAGTGTTGGGATCTCGTTTTTGCAGGGGTTGGAGAGTGTCAGAGAAACCATCAGTTGCCCATACTGGTCACAACGGTTAAGGCAAATGCAGCAGGAAATCAGCACGGGGCATCCCATCTGGCTGGCATTAAAAAACGCCGAAGAGTTCAGTCCACTATGTATGCAACTGGTGAGAACAGGTGAAGCGTCTGGTTCGCTGGACTCCATGTTGCACAATCTTGCTCAGCACCACAGCGAAAATACATTCAGTCTTGCAGACAGCCTGGCTGCTCTTCTGGAGCCAGCATTACTGGTGGTGACAGGGATCATTATCGGAACGTTGGTAGTGGCAATGTATTTACCAATATTCCATCTTGGAGATGCAATGAGTGGAATGGGATAA